In Dermacentor silvarum isolate Dsil-2018 chromosome 2, BIME_Dsil_1.4, whole genome shotgun sequence, the following proteins share a genomic window:
- the LOC125943453 gene encoding adult-specific rigid cuticular protein 15.7-like, which translates to MALATESIGVYGLRQLPSPDYEYYDVPELPLTHRRSSSKTARKYKFDYNIADHEGNQQYRIERADTQNTKTGAYGYRNVNGIFRHVNYIADKYGFRTVVNTNEPGTAPMDSADAVFNAAPIKILPVKAPQHSIAAENIWYAGLAKEYGGRYGLRNGVPAPSKYHQQRQPEVDTDHIGFANPELNSDYYYE; encoded by the exons GCCATCTCCCGACTATGAATATTACGATGTACCTGAGTTGCCTCTTACACATAGACGGAGTTCATCAAAG ACTGCGAGAAAATACAAGTTTGACTACAACATTGCCGACCACGAGGGCAACCAGCAATATCGGATCGAAAGGGCCGACACGCAGAACACCAAGACGGGCGCGTACGGATACCGAAATGTCAACGGGATCTTCCGCCACGTGAACTACATCGCAGACAAATACGGCTTCCGCACTGTGGTGAACACAAACGAACCCGGTACCGCCCCTATGGACTCTGCTGATGCCGTCTTCAACGCGGCTCCCATCAAAATTCTTCCTGTTAAGGCACCCCAACATTCAATAGCTGCCGAAAACATTTGGTATGCAGGCCTCGCAAAAGAATATGGCGGACGTTACGGCCTCCGGAACGGCGTACCTGCCCCTTCAaaatatcatcagcaaaggcAGCCTGAGGTTGATACCGATCACATCGGCTTTGCGAATCCAGAGCTGAACTCGGATTACTACTACGAGTAG